One Nitrospira sp. genomic region harbors:
- the holB gene encoding DNA polymerase III subunit delta' translates to MPFADITGHEQPISLLQATLCNDRLAHAYLFYGEPRVGKLMTAVRLAQALNCEQLAQTEAQDSCGHCRSCLQIAARTHPDYFVVEPDPKAATPQIKIEQVREIEHQFVYRPLVGERKICLIDDADRLTIGAANALLKTLEEPPGHSLFILVTSRLHALPITIRSRCQALRFTTPARTQVEAALILKRELPPADARFLAVFADGRIGEALTANVAEVRTRQQECLALVKPESLKSSATILSASESLAKTDRGEETLAWLARWIRDLVIVIVDGDQDQILHFDQLADLRRYTQRADVDSLLTLLNDIERAEQQSTRHLNVQMTLETTFLRLREALGLVPAGASA, encoded by the coding sequence ATGCCTTTCGCCGACATCACAGGCCACGAGCAACCGATCTCCCTCCTTCAAGCGACCTTGTGCAATGATCGCTTGGCCCATGCCTATCTGTTCTATGGCGAACCCAGGGTCGGAAAGTTGATGACCGCCGTGAGGCTGGCTCAGGCCCTCAACTGCGAACAGCTCGCTCAGACGGAGGCTCAGGACAGCTGTGGGCATTGCCGATCCTGCCTGCAGATAGCCGCGCGGACGCACCCGGATTACTTCGTCGTCGAGCCCGACCCAAAAGCAGCAACGCCCCAAATCAAAATCGAGCAAGTACGGGAGATCGAACACCAGTTCGTCTATCGACCACTCGTCGGGGAACGGAAGATTTGCTTGATTGATGACGCAGACCGACTGACGATCGGGGCAGCCAATGCGCTCCTCAAGACCTTGGAGGAGCCCCCGGGTCATAGTCTCTTCATCCTGGTCACCAGCAGGCTCCATGCGCTTCCGATCACCATTCGATCACGCTGCCAAGCGCTCCGTTTCACCACGCCCGCCCGCACGCAAGTTGAAGCAGCGTTGATACTCAAGCGTGAGCTTCCTCCTGCCGATGCCCGTTTCCTGGCGGTCTTCGCCGATGGCCGGATCGGAGAAGCGCTCACGGCAAATGTCGCAGAAGTTCGCACGCGACAGCAAGAATGCCTGGCTTTGGTGAAGCCGGAAAGCTTGAAGTCGAGCGCGACCATTCTCTCTGCATCGGAAAGTTTGGCCAAGACAGACCGTGGAGAAGAAACGCTCGCCTGGCTTGCGCGATGGATCCGCGATCTTGTCATTGTCATCGTGGATGGAGATCAGGATCAGATCCTTCACTTCGACCAACTCGCCGACCTGCGACGGTACACCCAGCGAGCGGACGTCGACAGTCTCCTGACTCTCCTGAATGACATCGAGCGGGCCGAACAGCAATCCACGCGGCACTTGAACGTGCAGATGACGCTGGAAACGACGTTCCTCCGCCTGCGCGAGGCACTCGGGCTGGTCCCTGCCGGAGCTTCCGCCTAG